In a genomic window of Physeter macrocephalus isolate SW-GA chromosome 14, ASM283717v5, whole genome shotgun sequence:
- the LOC112066579 gene encoding kelch-like protein 10, with protein sequence MAHGPSSSPDNVEKLLAAADQFNIMGVVRGCCEFLKSELCLDNCIGICKFTDYYYCPELRQKAYMFILHNFEEMVKVSAEFLELSVTELQDIIEKDELNVKQEDAVFEAILKWISHDPQNRKQHISVLLPKVRLALMHAEYFMNNVKMNDYVKDSEECKPVIINALKAMYDLNMNGPSNSDFTNPLTRPRLPYAILFAIGGWSGGSPTNAIEAYDARADRWLNVTCEEECPRAYHGTAYLKGYVYIIGGFDSVDYFNSVKRFNPVKKTWHQVAPMHSRRCYVSVTVLSNFIYAMGGFDGYVRLNTAERYEPETNQWTLIAPMHEQRSDASATTLHGKVYICGGFNGNECLFTAEVYNAESNQWTVIAPMRSRRSGIGVIAYGEHIYASDRLKWLVSAIKDLYYHQIQ encoded by the exons atggctcacgggcccagcagctccccaGACAACGTGGAGAAGCTGCTGGCTGCTGCAGACCAATTTAACATCATGGGTGTTGTCAGGGGTTGCTGTGAGTTCCTCAAGTCGGAGCTGTGTTTGGATAATTGTATCGGCATCTGCAAGTTCACAGACTACTACTACTGCCCTGAGCTGAGGCAGAAGGCCTACATGTTCATACTGCACAATTTTGAGGAGATGGTGAAAGTCTCAGCAGAGTTTTTAGAGCTCTCAGTCACTGAACTTCAGGATATCATTGAGAAAGATGAGCTCAACGTCAAACAAGAAGATGCTGTATTTGAGgccattttaaaatggatttctcATGACCCCCAAAATAGGAAGCAGCATATTTCAGTTTTGCTTCCCAAG GTTCGCCTGGCTCTAATGCATGCTGAATACTTCATGAACAATGTTAAGATGAATGACTATGTCAAAGACAGTGAGGAATGCAAGCCAGTCATCATTAATGCACTGAAGGCCATGTATGACCTAAACATGAACGGACCTTCTAATTCTGACTTCACCAACCCACTCACCAGGCCCCGCCTGCCCTACGCCATCCTATTTGCAATTGGTGGCTGGAGTGGTGGGAGCCCCACCAATGCCATTGAGGCATATGATGCTCGGGCAGACAGATGGCTGAATGTCACTTGTGAGGAAGAGTGTCCTCGTGCCTACCACGGGACAGCTTATTTGAAAGGCTATGTTTATATCATTGGGGGGTTCGATAGTGTAGACTATTTCAACAGTGTCAAGCGTTTTAACCCAGTCAAGAAAACGTGGCACCAGGTGGCCCCAATGCACTCCAGGCGTTGCTATGTCAGCGTGACAGTCCTCAGTAATTTTATTTACGCCATGGGAGGATTTGATGGCTACGTGCGTCTCAACACTGCTGAACGTTATGAGCCAGAGACCAACCAGTGGACACTCATTGCCCCCATGCATGAACAGAGAAGTGATGCGAGTGCCACAACACTCCATGGAAAG GTCTACATATGTGGCGGGTTTAACGGAAATGAATGCCTGTTTACAGCAGAAGTGTACAACGCTGAGAGTAATCAGTGGACAGTCATAGCACCCATGAGAAGCAGGAGGAGTGGAATAGGCGTAATTGCTTATGGAGAACACATATATGCG TCAGACAGACTTAAATGGCTCGTCAGTGCCATCAAGGACCTCTATTATCACCAAATCCAATGA